In the genome of Chrysiogenes arsenatis DSM 11915, one region contains:
- a CDS encoding tetratricopeptide repeat protein, whose protein sequence is MYTILIMLTLWMAFGAGLSFFMPIWASTIVGVLLTAAIMYFAGKKLFGVISRSFQESQKALQKGNFARSIRILDDARRYKPWQFQLEKQIDSQIGTIYYLQKEYAKAKEYLARGMDKHWVGITMLGVIYYRDKEFGAMEHVMDRAVKKNAKQPVVWGLYAWLMEQTGNRDKALQLLQQGYKKNPTADALEQNIVAMQNGKKIKMRLFGEQWYQYMLEMPATQSMSRFQKGFHGRPSAAQVRAAQRMQAKKTEKKSE, encoded by the coding sequence ATGTACACCATTCTTATTATGCTTACCTTGTGGATGGCCTTTGGAGCCGGTCTCTCATTTTTTATGCCGATCTGGGCATCAACCATTGTCGGAGTGCTTTTAACTGCTGCCATCATGTATTTTGCTGGAAAAAAACTTTTTGGTGTCATTTCCCGCTCGTTTCAGGAGTCGCAAAAAGCGCTGCAAAAAGGGAACTTCGCCCGCTCTATCCGCATTTTGGACGATGCCAGGCGCTATAAGCCATGGCAATTTCAATTAGAAAAGCAAATTGATAGTCAAATTGGTACGATCTATTACCTGCAAAAAGAATACGCGAAAGCGAAGGAATACCTTGCACGCGGTATGGACAAGCACTGGGTCGGCATTACCATGCTGGGTGTCATCTACTATCGTGATAAAGAATTTGGCGCCATGGAACACGTGATGGATCGCGCGGTGAAGAAAAACGCCAAGCAGCCCGTTGTCTGGGGCTTGTACGCATGGCTGATGGAACAAACGGGCAATCGCGATAAGGCGCTTCAACTTTTGCAGCAGGGATATAAGAAAAACCCTACGGCGGATGCGCTCGAGCAAAACATTGTCGCGATGCAGAATGGCAAAAAAATCAAAATGCGCCTCTTTGGCGAACAATGGTATCAGTACATGCTGGAAATGCCCGCAACGCAGTCGATGAGCCGCTTCCAGAAAGGTTTCCACGGCAGACCATCCGCCGCGCAAGTGCGAGCTGCCCAGCGGATGCAAGCGAAGAAAACAGAAAAGAAGTCAGAATAG